In Phocoena sinus isolate mPhoSin1 chromosome X, mPhoSin1.pri, whole genome shotgun sequence, a genomic segment contains:
- the GPR174 gene encoding probable G-protein coupled receptor 174, whose protein sequence is MPANDTCAGTDGSNTDFRYFIYAVTYTVILVPGLIGNILALWVFYGYMKETKRAVIFMINLAIADLLQVLSLPLRIFYYLNHDWPFGPGLCMFCFYLKYVNMYASIYFLVCISVRRFWFLLYPFRFHDCKQKYDLYISIAGWLIICLACLLFPLLRSSDDTPSNRTKCFVDLPTRNVNLAQSVVMMTIGELIGFVTPLLTVLYCTWKTVLSLQDKYPVAQDLGEKKKALKMILTCAGVFLICFAPYHFSFPLDFLVKSNEIKSCLARRVILIFHSIALCLASLNSCLDPIIYYFTTDEFRRRLSRQDLHDNIKLHAKSFVSSHTTSTLTTELC, encoded by the coding sequence ATGCCTGCTAATGACACATGTGCTGGGACAGATGGATCCAATACAGATTTTCGGTACTTCATCTATGCAGTGACATATACTGTCATTCTTGTGCCAGGTCTCATAGGGAACATATTAGCCTTGTGGGTATTTTATGGCTATATGAAAGAAACCAAACGGGCTGTGATATTCATGATAAACCTAGCCATTGCTGACTTATTACAAGTCCTCTCCTTGCCACTGAGGATCTTTTACTACTTGAATCATGACTGGCCATTTGGGCCTGGCCTCTGCATGTTTTGTTTCTACCTGAAGTATGTCAACATGTATGCAAGCATCTACTTCTTGGTCTGCATCAGTGTGCGAAGATTTTGGTTTCTCCTCTACCCCTTTCGCTTCCACGACTGTAAACAGAAATATGACCTATACATCAGCATTGCTGGCTGGCTAATAATCTGCCTTGCCTGTCTGCTATTTCCACTCCTCCGAAGCAGTGATGACACCCCTAGCAACAGAACAAAATGCTTTGTGGATCTTCCTACCAGGAATGTCAATCTAGCCCAGTCTGTTGTCATGATGACCATTGGCGAGTTGATTGGATTTGTCACTCCTCTTCTGACTGTCCTGTATTGTACCTGGAAGACGGTTTTATCACTGCAGGATAAATATCCTGTGGCCCAAGAccttggagagaaaaagaaagccttgAAGATGATTCTAACCTGTGCAGGAGTTTTCCTAATTTGCTTTGCACCTTATCACTTCAGTTTTCCTTTAGATTTCCTGGTCAAGtccaatgaaattaaaagctgccTAGCCAGAAGGgtgattttaatatttcattctatTGCCTTGTGTCTTGCTAGTCTGAATTCCTGCCTTGACCCAATCATATACTACTTTACCACTGATGAGTTCAGAAGACGGCTTTCAAGACAAGATTTGCATGATAACATAAAACTCCATGCAAAATCATTTGTGAGCAGCCATACCACTTCTACCTTGACAACTgaactatgttaa